Genomic segment of Ascochyta rabiei chromosome 15, complete sequence:
GCATTGCGCTCCTTCATGCGCTCCTCTTCGGCCTCAACCATTTCTGTCATTTTGAGTCAGCATGTCGTCTTGAACAGACTGTGTGTAGTCGGACGCTGTAAATCATGACTAATACAGCTCGCCCCGTCATAGAGTAAGGAATCAAACGTACCTCTCCACTGGTCCTCACCGGCATACCTCTCGTGGTGAATCTTCTTCTCGATGATGTGCTGATGTGTAGGGTCGTTGGGGTCCAAAACCTTGATTGTCTCCCACCTTCCCTTGCCCTTTGCAACATCGTTACCCTCGATAGCGAACGATGCGAGGAGGGCTGCGAGTGTGCCACCCTGCGCGTACATACGCGCCTGCACCAACTTCTGGGATCCGCTGAGGTAGGGGTTGCGGTTGACCATGGTCCACGAACCAGCCATGGAGGCAACCCAGAAGCCGAAGAGCAGAGGGTAGCGGTTCTCGTTGGCCCACTCCTTGGCCCGTTCGAACGCGGTCTTGTTGGACTCGAGTAGCGCCTCTCGCTCCCTGTCGCGCTGAATCTGCGCCTTCTTCTCGGGTGTGTTCTCGATGTCGTATGCGGCGGAGGCGCGGTCGGCGGCAATGACAGCTACAAAGCGATTAGCACTGCGCCCAGCTTCGCACCTGAGGCAAGACAAGACATACCAACAAACGTTCCTGCGGATGTGACAAGGAAAGCACGGAAGGGCAGCGTGAGTGCCCGGAAGGACGGGTATCTTCTGCTCGCACCGATTACAGCGGCGGCGCCAACTGCTGTACCGATGAGACCACCAATTGTTCCACCCTTGACCGAGGCACTGAGGCCATGTCAGCAGCTTCTCGCGTCTCTCGCCACACGAGGACTCACATGTAATGCGCCTCTTCCTGCTCTGGCGTGAGAACCTTCATCCTGTCTGGTCGAGCTTCTTCTGTGTTGCGTAATCAGGCCGGACTGGAGCTGCCGGGTCGTCTGTTTGTTCGTAGGGTGAGAGCGGGCGAAAACGTGAGTGATGTATGGTCGGAAGCAGCAGTGGAGGTGGGTGCACGCAATGCTTATAAAAAGATAATGCAGCGCTCAAAACGACACCATGGTGACGTCGCCGACAGCCCGGCAGCTTAGCGCGTTGAGGCAACGCCTTTCGGCAGGCAGGGTCTGCCTCTGCGGCCTCGCTCCCGAGCATCTGTCAGCCAGAACATCGATCGAACCACCGCGCCCTGATGTTTTGCACTCCAGATCCTTTCTGCTCCGCTTCCTGCATCCCAGCGAGCGTCTGTGATAATCGCCCCTTCGTGCTGGGTCTGAGTTTATGCCGCTGATCTCTCAGACAAAGGTCCATTCAGTACTGCAAATGCGTGACCTCATGATTCTGGGGTTCCCACAGCCTCCGAGCACAAACGCGCAAGCAGCCATGGATCGAAACCTGATCCATCAGCCCTGTGGCCGACCAGGCCGAGCAGTCAGCAAGGTCCCACAGACGACCAAGCACGGCAAGACCTCGTGCATCGCAAATTGCTCGCATCATGTGGTGAAGCCGCTGCGGCATCTCTAGCCTTGCCGCTGGCCGCTCCCGCCCAACGAACGAACGACTCATAAACCGGCCATGTCCACCACTGCAAGGCTTTTCCATGCTCCCTAGAATCTTGCGCTCTGTAATCTGCTCTGTGAATCTTAATTCTTTCCTTCTATAAGTATCGTGCTCTCTTGAATGGTAGATCCACACGATCCCGAGCGTGCCCGAGTTCCCTCCGATCTCCGAGAATTCGCTGTGAAGTCGGCCTTCAGCATCAGCAAACCACAAAACATTGCACGCCATTCGTGACGCAACCAAAACGCCTCTCCGTATCCCCGAGGAACGCTTTTCATTAAAAGAGCCAGATGCACAAGAGAAGGCGCGAGCATGATGCACAATTGCTCATATTTGGAAGGAATGTTACAACCATTTCAATGCCCACCTTGCAGCATGTTCCTTCTCCATCAGTTCCAGTATTTGAAATTTTCAGTTGACACCCTGCTTCTCTCGCCGACTCGTCAAGACCAACAGGAAGATGCTGAGATAAACAAAAAAAGCTAGACATGTTCCGAGAAGCGATGCTGATCTGACCAACACAAGGAAATGTTTCATTTTCGCCTTATCCCAATCGGTTCGACAATCTTCTTCGACATGAACTGTAGCTTGGGAATATCCCTTTGGTGAGATCGACAATGAAACGAGTGCGTTCGTGGTCACAATAACCAACATTGTGTGTTGGAACCAGATATACCTATCAAATGAGGCGTTCAACGGAAGCTGCCGGGAAAGGCTGCGCTACGAGGAATGGGGTTGTTGTAGCGGGGGACCATACCGGTGGGTGGGCCGGGGCGCGTGGTAACAGCTGGGTTGCAACACAACATGGCGACGCGCGAGCCGTATTTGGAACCGCGAAGAGAGACCATGTGCTTGCGAATCTGACTGCCGACAATCTCGCGGTGCTGCGCGCCGGAATTGGTCAAGATGTACTGAATGAGATAGTTGCCAAACTGATCACCAGCAACTGTGACACGTCAGCTTCAGGATAACATAAACGTCGGAGCATCACTACTTACTGTCGATCAAAGGCATGCGAGGACGGTCGGGACGGCCTTCGCAGACGCGCTCTAGGTAACGGTCCAGGAATTCGGTGTTACCAATCTTGAGACACTTCTCGATGACCTTAGAGGCGTATTGATCCATGCTGTACTCGGTCGCGAAGCGGAGGATGTGATCAACGGCGCGACCACGATCGGCGGGAGCGCCGTGCTCACAAATGTGCTGGATGCACCAGTTGCCGAACTGACCGTGAGCAATAACGTCGATGCTGGCTAGGACTTCGTTGATACAAGGACGCTGTGACTGGTAAGCAGATATCGAGTGGATGAGGATAGAGCATTCGGCATACCTTGTCCTCCTCCAGGCAGTTCTCAAATATATTCTGAACAACTAGACTGCCTGTCTCACCCAGAGCAACCTCATGCCACATACCTCGGAGCGCTTCGTTGACGTATCGCATGATCTGAGGCGGGGAGTCGCTCCAACGGAGTTCGAACAACTTCTGCCAAACATGGCAAGCATAGCGATGAATGACAGTCTCTGGGATACGACGCAGCAATTCGTGAACCATGGTGGCCTTGTACTCTTCAGGGACGCAATCAAAAGCCTTCTGGATGACGTGGCAACCGAAAGCGTCCATGCTGAGAACGAGCGTATTACCACGGATCGCTTGGGCAATAGCGACAATCTGGTCAGGTGTGCCATGCTCGAAGCAGCGCTGGACTAAGAAGTTACCGAAGCGGTTGATCATCAGGCAGTAGGCTTGAGCGATGATGGCCTCGACGATATCGTATTTCTGATCTGGTGTACCGACTTTGAGCTTCTGCTGAAGGAAAATCGAGGCTTGCTGGTCGTTGTTGCAGATGATTTTGTCTACGATGTACTTCCAGTTGCAGCTCATGTTGCGATCCAGCAGTCGACGATAGTTCATTGGCTCAACGGCGGGCATGTACTGCGCAGCTCCACTCTCGCTGGGCGCCTATGGGGTTGTTAACACACGTCACAAGACTAGCAGTTATAGTGTGCTCACCTGAGAGTTCCATGGAGATGGTCCCATTCCAGTAGAGATGTCGAACTCGCTCGCAACGGGAGACAGTCCGCTTCCACGATTGGACCCAATTGGTACAGGATAGTTCGCAGCTTGCATAGGCGGTGCGCCATACTGGTTGTACGGAGGATCGAAAGCGGAGTCGGGACGGCTAGGTGGATTGCTCATGCTGTTGTTGTAACCCATGCTGAAGGCGGTACCCATGCCATTTCCGATGAAATTGCCCATACCGTTGTTCATGCCGCTAGTGCGGAAACCCTGATCAAGAGGAAAGTGAGTTGGTTCATTGAGGTAGCTGTTGCCACGTCGGGCTGCTGGTTGTCCAATCGTCATTGGAGGTCGTGCTTGAGCCTGTGCTTGACCTTGATACTGAGAACCGAAGCTATTGTTCGCACTGTAAGGCGGGCGAGGCGGGTCGTTGTTCCATCCGTCGTTGGGGCGAGTTGAAGCGTTGAAATTGTTCTGGAGCTGCGTGAGGGTCTGCTCGGTCACCTCTCCAGCATAGCCGTAGTCCGCTTCGGAAGACTGACTGAGGTGCTCCATGGTAGACTTTGCGACCAGATGGCTGTGTATCTCTTGGTTCATACGAGTGACCTCATTCTTGGCCTCTTGTAGCTCCGCTCTGATCTTCTGTAGCTCTGCAACACCGACAAGGACGGAAGATTCTGCAGAAGTGGTGGTAGGTGGCGTGCTCGTATATTCCTCGGTAGCTGGCGTGATCGGAATGGAGCTGTTGGAGGAGGACTTGTAGGGGTCATCTGGTGAAGACCGCTCGTTGAGGCGCCTCAAGAGAGAGTCCATGACTGACGGATCTTGGTAATGATCACCTTGGGTCTTGCGCATGTATCAGCTGGTTTTTGATGCAGTAGGTGGGAAGAGAAAAGAATTGCTCAGCCGGAGGGCACACAACTGACCTTGAAGCCACCAAAGTGGTGTTGCGGCTGCTgtagctgctgttgttgctgcacTGAAGGCGTGGCAGCGTTACCCGCAGTCGAAGAACCGAGTGGCCGCTTCAGACCCTGCAAATTGGACGTCAACGATAAGCCAGATGGAGAGTAACGACCGAATGGATAATAGTTCTGGCTATTTCCGTTGATATGGCCCAGTACCTCTGGTGAAGTATCGACCCTCAAGTCTCCAGAAGGCATGTTGAACCGTGCGGGACCCTTGCGAGGCGTAGGGGAGCCGTCTGAAGTTATGTTGAAGGCCATGACTGCTGGCAGTGGGGCGGCAGGTAGATGAAAGAGATTCGAGAGATGTGCGTGGTCTGAGACGACTGGGCAGATGCGAAGATAATATGCAAGACACAGCTGCTCGATGATACTCGGTTGGCGACGTAAATGGCCAAGTAGATGAAGAAGCGGAGGAGAAAGACAGAAAACGCGACTAGATTAGCAGTTGGCAGTAGCAGTAACACGCCGGAAAGAACGAAGGGAATGTGGGAGTAGTGAGAGGAAGTGACTGCGGTGGCGATGGAAGTAGAAGGGCGAAGTTGTGGAAAGGACGCGAGTTGGAGGTGAGCTAGCGGCAGGCGTGATCAGAAGGAAGTCGCGTAGGCCAACTCTCCGTCACCTCTAAGACTAGAAATTGACAGCTACTTCAAATCGCGGTAATGATCGTGACCAGTGCTGCGGTGAAGGTGAAGATGAAATGCTTCGGCTATTATTGCTGCTGAAACAAGTGGGCATCTCAAGACACAAAACTGGATGCAGCGACCTGCCATTGCGAGTCAAGAAAACCCATGGCCAGCGCACCTTCGATGCCCTTCCACTTCGCTTCTTCACCCAGCACCACGAAGTCTGGCTGACCCACACCCGTTAGCATTGGCACTAGTCTTGCAGCCTGCCTCAGACCTTCATCATCAGCTCCCCAGATAACCAGCTCGAGACTTTCGCCTTCCAGAGGCTGAAGCCACGCAGCGCCACGCGCGTTGTCATACTGTTGCTCGCGCCCGCGACTATCACGGAGAGAGACTCCTGATTCAGATATCTGTATGGGGAAGTCTGAAACGGCACCTTCAAAGCTGTCGCCAAGGACAAGAACTATGGCATTTTTCGCGCTACTAGCAGAAGTAGCCCTTGCGGTATTGGATACGATAATCGTATCAGCGCGGAAGTACTGGTGAAGGTTGCGGGACACCTGGAGAGCGAGGTGACGAGTATCAACAGTGCCTGGGTGTCGAATGATTATCGGGCCTCGGGCGCGCAATAACGCAGTCATGGAGCCTAGCTGGCGTCCTCGCCTGGACGATGAATGTTCTACAGTGCTGGCTGCTTCCACAATCCAGGTGTTGTCGGAGAATCGGGCGCTGACTGGAGCGTGTGATTTCGCAGTGTCGGTTGCAAGTTTTAGTGTTTGACCATCGACTATGACCGCACCCTTCCAGAACGGAGGGCTGAACTCGATGCTCAAAACGTTTGACGTTTTCACAGTGTGCCCTTGCACATACACCCTACCGTATTGTCCGGGGTCTTCCAGCTGTGTGACTTTGACTCCGCCCTTGCTGCCCATGTCGCCAGGATCCCCGACCACAATGCTAAACTCTTCCATGTCACGTGGCAACTCTTCTGTGCTTCTTG
This window contains:
- a CDS encoding Replication factor C, subunit RFC4, whose amino-acid sequence is MKVLTPEQEEAHYIASVKGGTIGGLIGTAVGAAAVIGASRRYPSFRALTLPFRAFLVTSAGTFVAVIAADRASAAYDIENTPEKKAQIQRDREREALLESNKTAFERAKEWANENRYPLLFGFWVASMAGSWTMVNRNPYLSGSQKLVQARMYAQGGTLAALLASFAIEGNDVAKGKGRWETIKVLDPNDPTHQHIIEKKIHHERYAGEDQWREMVEAEEERMKERNAHIEAKREHPDNKKKQDQAQKEKEEKDRSGAKS